The proteins below come from a single Hemitrygon akajei chromosome 2, sHemAka1.3, whole genome shotgun sequence genomic window:
- the LOC140719235 gene encoding zinc finger and BTB domain-containing protein 26-like isoform X3 yields MEMRRNCFSQRAVSLEFSAWEGSKAAALAMASDDVVRFHFPNHEVSILQRMNQLRMEERFCDVTIVAERLRFPGHRVVLAACSPFLRDQFHMNPSREVEVFPMTGAQTVQRLLLSCYTGTLEFPFGDILDYLTAASCLQMEHVVEKCRQSLSPRIGPRLPPPPPGPSPGLGGDESGPDRDRDPDQERPCTPQIASSSERDGPWAEAGESVKLEQEQQQEPLPRPRPRPRPPAASFGQADDLRIRKVESLADCMAPGSGEGPEPDQRIHSTVGGGGAGSGSGSHDYPETGGAPYDMSEVLISDDFPEEDYESSASEDCRSGFYRGPEDPASHPLRPDGPEGPGAEPVRCSECAAVFEQREHLAAHMVTHRLYMCLLCGKVFKKNARLAQHINVHTGFKPYCCAVCGRTFTQKRSLKDHMNVHNGDAPHCCNYCDMRFTHYSTLRVHLRDQHGKTTTRNLENRPAEISMVLP; encoded by the coding sequence CTGCTGCCCTGGCTATGGCCTCGGACGACGTGGTGCGCTTCCACTTTCCCAACCACGAGGTGTCGATCCTGCAGCGGATGAACCAGCTGCGGATGGAGGAGCGGTTCTGCGACGTGACCATCGTGGCGGAGCGGCTGCGGTTCCCGGGGCACCGGGTGGTCCTGGCTGCCTGCTCCCCGTTCCTGCGGGACCAATTCCACATGAACCCCTCCCGGGAGGTGGAGGTCTTCCCCATGACCGGAGCGCAGACTGTGCAGCGCTTGCTGCTCTCCTGTTACACTGGCACGCTGGAGTTCCCCTTTGGCGACATCCTCGACTACCTGACAGCGGCCAGCTGCCTGCAGATGGAGCACGTGGTGGAGAAGTGCCGCCAGTCGCTCTCGCCGCGGATCGGACCCCGCCTGCCGCCCCCACCGCCGGGCCCCAGCCCGGGTCTGGGAGGGGACGAGTCAGGCCCGGACCGGGACCGCGACCCAGACCAGGAGCGGCCCTGCACTCCGCAGATCGCCAGCTCCTCTGAGCGTGACGGGCCTTGGGCCGAGGCGGGCGAGTCGGTGAAGCTGGAGCAGGAGCAGCAGCAGGAGCCACTGCCCAGGCCCAGGCCTCGGCCCCGACCGCCTGCTGCCTCCTTCGGCCAGGCCGATGACCTGCGCATCCGCAAGGTGGAGTCGCTGGCCGACTGCATGGCGCCCGGGTCAGGAGAGGGCCCGGAGCCTGACCAGCGCATCCACTCAACGGTGGGCGGAGGAGGAGCAGGGAGCGGCAGCGGGAGCCACGACTACCCAGAGACTGGCGGCGCGCCCTACGACATGTCCGAGGTCCTCATCTCGGACGATTTCCCCGAGGAGGACTACGAGAGCTCAGCCAGCGAGGACTGCCGCAGCGGCTTCTACAGGGGCCCCGAGGACCCGGCCTCACACCCGCTGCGGCCCGATGGCCCCGAGGGCCCCGGGGCCGAGCCCGTCCGCTGCTCCGAGTGCGCGGCTGTCTTTGAGCAGCGGGAGCACCTGGCCGCCCACATGGTGACACACCGACTCTACATGTGCCTGCTCTGTGGCAAGGTCTTCAAGAAGAACGCGCGCCTGGCGCAGCACATCAACGTTCACACCGGCTTCAAGCCGTACTGCTGCGCCGTCTGCGGCCGCACCTTCACGCAGAAGCGCTCGCTAAAGGACCACATGAACGTGCACAACGGCGACGCGCCCCACTGCTGCAACTACTGCGACATGCGTTTCACCCACTACAGCACCCTGCGTGTCCACCTGCGCGACCAGCACGGCAAGACCACCACCCGTAACCTGGAGAACCGGCCGGCTGAGATCAGCATGGTGTTACCTTAG
- the LOC140719235 gene encoding zinc finger and BTB domain-containing protein 26-like isoform X4, whose product MASDDVVRFHFPNHEVSILQRMNQLRMEERFCDVTIVAERLRFPGHRVVLAACSPFLRDQFHMNPSREVEVFPMTGAQTVQRLLLSCYTGTLEFPFGDILDYLTAASCLQMEHVVEKCRQSLSPRIGPRLPPPPPGPSPGLGGDESGPDRDRDPDQERPCTPQIASSSERDGPWAEAGESVKLEQEQQQEPLPRPRPRPRPPAASFGQADDLRIRKVESLADCMAPGSGEGPEPDQRIHSTVGGGGAGSGSGSHDYPETGGAPYDMSEVLISDDFPEEDYESSASEDCRSGFYRGPEDPASHPLRPDGPEGPGAEPVRCSECAAVFEQREHLAAHMVTHRLYMCLLCGKVFKKNARLAQHINVHTGFKPYCCAVCGRTFTQKRSLKDHMNVHNGDAPHCCNYCDMRFTHYSTLRVHLRDQHGKTTTRNLENRPAEISMVLP is encoded by the coding sequence ATGGCCTCGGACGACGTGGTGCGCTTCCACTTTCCCAACCACGAGGTGTCGATCCTGCAGCGGATGAACCAGCTGCGGATGGAGGAGCGGTTCTGCGACGTGACCATCGTGGCGGAGCGGCTGCGGTTCCCGGGGCACCGGGTGGTCCTGGCTGCCTGCTCCCCGTTCCTGCGGGACCAATTCCACATGAACCCCTCCCGGGAGGTGGAGGTCTTCCCCATGACCGGAGCGCAGACTGTGCAGCGCTTGCTGCTCTCCTGTTACACTGGCACGCTGGAGTTCCCCTTTGGCGACATCCTCGACTACCTGACAGCGGCCAGCTGCCTGCAGATGGAGCACGTGGTGGAGAAGTGCCGCCAGTCGCTCTCGCCGCGGATCGGACCCCGCCTGCCGCCCCCACCGCCGGGCCCCAGCCCGGGTCTGGGAGGGGACGAGTCAGGCCCGGACCGGGACCGCGACCCAGACCAGGAGCGGCCCTGCACTCCGCAGATCGCCAGCTCCTCTGAGCGTGACGGGCCTTGGGCCGAGGCGGGCGAGTCGGTGAAGCTGGAGCAGGAGCAGCAGCAGGAGCCACTGCCCAGGCCCAGGCCTCGGCCCCGACCGCCTGCTGCCTCCTTCGGCCAGGCCGATGACCTGCGCATCCGCAAGGTGGAGTCGCTGGCCGACTGCATGGCGCCCGGGTCAGGAGAGGGCCCGGAGCCTGACCAGCGCATCCACTCAACGGTGGGCGGAGGAGGAGCAGGGAGCGGCAGCGGGAGCCACGACTACCCAGAGACTGGCGGCGCGCCCTACGACATGTCCGAGGTCCTCATCTCGGACGATTTCCCCGAGGAGGACTACGAGAGCTCAGCCAGCGAGGACTGCCGCAGCGGCTTCTACAGGGGCCCCGAGGACCCGGCCTCACACCCGCTGCGGCCCGATGGCCCCGAGGGCCCCGGGGCCGAGCCCGTCCGCTGCTCCGAGTGCGCGGCTGTCTTTGAGCAGCGGGAGCACCTGGCCGCCCACATGGTGACACACCGACTCTACATGTGCCTGCTCTGTGGCAAGGTCTTCAAGAAGAACGCGCGCCTGGCGCAGCACATCAACGTTCACACCGGCTTCAAGCCGTACTGCTGCGCCGTCTGCGGCCGCACCTTCACGCAGAAGCGCTCGCTAAAGGACCACATGAACGTGCACAACGGCGACGCGCCCCACTGCTGCAACTACTGCGACATGCGTTTCACCCACTACAGCACCCTGCGTGTCCACCTGCGCGACCAGCACGGCAAGACCACCACCCGTAACCTGGAGAACCGGCCGGCTGAGATCAGCATGGTGTTACCTTAG